The following proteins come from a genomic window of Acinonyx jubatus isolate Ajub_Pintada_27869175 chromosome C1, VMU_Ajub_asm_v1.0, whole genome shotgun sequence:
- the LOC113597258 gene encoding LOW QUALITY PROTEIN: uncharacterized protein LOC113597258 (The sequence of the model RefSeq protein was modified relative to this genomic sequence to represent the inferred CDS: deleted 2 bases in 1 codon; substituted 3 bases at 3 genomic stop codons), with protein LGYQASAKKAQICRSEVTYLEYLLREGHRWLTDARKETVLRIPQPPPPRPTTRKQVREFQGSAGFCRLWIPRFAEMAKPLYLVTREQAPFEWTEKTEQTFQQIKLALLSAPALGLPDVSKPFHLFVDENKGVAKAVLTPLLRPWPRPIAYLSKRLDPVAAGWPPCLHMIAATALMVKDADKLTMGQELHVTTPHAIEGVLKQPPDXWISNAQLVHYQGLLLNPLRIIYAPPRTLNPASLLPDLDLDTPLHDCTEVLAQVHGVREDXQDHPLPDAEVTWFTNGSSFVHQGQRYMGAAVTIETETVWAEPLPAGTSAQRAELVALTKALTLGKDKRLNVYTDSRYAFATAHIHGAIYRERGLLTAEGKTIKNKEEILALLKALWLPKRLAIIHCPGHQKPITPVARGNNLADQVAXEAALQVDCALMTTLPDPSSASLPENPAYTKEDLNWIQKLPLTQCLNGWWRAADCSIILPEEMGNKVLSKMHRATHMGTRKMQDLIRHARITIKDSRTKIEQIVTSCKACQLTNATNHGKNPGSRTRGTRPGTYWEVDFTEVKPGKYGYKYLLVFIDTFSGWTEAFPTKHETAQVVAKKMLEDIMPRYGFPTLIGSDNGPAFISKHTHQEVWPRLRAIYENGPPPEPHHYRPGDWVYVQRHKQETLQPRWKGPYIVILTIPTALKVDGIATWIHYTHARPADPFAVQEDFVPEANTAWTVDQSKTYPLKLTLRRKPDPENRLRPKAWVSHTKTVAAALDPP; from the exons CTGGGGTACCAGGCttcagcaaagaaagcccaaattTGCAGATCCGAGGTAACCTACTTGGAGTATTTGTTAAGAGAAGGCCATCGATGGCTCACTGATGCACGGAAGGAAACCGTCCTCCgcatcccccaacccccccccccccgacccacaACGCGAAAGCAGGTAAGAGAATTCCAGGGATCGGCCGGGTTCTGCCGCTTGTGGATACCTCGGTTCGCCGAGATGGCTAAACCTCTTTACCTGGTCACCCGAGAACAGGCGCCCTTTGAGTGGACAGAGAAAACTGAGCAGACTTTCCAGCAAATTAAACTCGCCCTGTTGTCGGCGCCAGCCTTAGGGCTCCCCGATGTCTCCAAACCCTTTCATCTCTTCGTAGATGAAAATAAGGGGGTAGCCAAAGCAGTTTTGACGCCACTCCTTCGTCCATGGCCCAGGCCCATTGCCTATCTTTCAAAAAGACTAGACCCAGTAGCAGCTGGCTGGCCCCCTTGCCTCCATATGATCGCTGCTACAGCTCTAATGGTAAAGGATGCTGATAAGTTAACTATGGGACAAGAGTTACATGTTACAACCCCTCATGCCATCGAGGGAGTCCTCAAACAACCTCCTGACTGATGGATAAGTAACGCCCAACTGGTTCACTACCAGGGACTATTATTAAATCCCCTCAGAATCATTTATGCT CCCCCCCGAACACTAAACCCTGCCTCCCTGTTACCAGACCTGGACTTAGATACCCCCCTCCATGACTGCACTGAGGTATTGGCACAGGTTCATGGAGTTCGGGAAGATTAACAGGATCACCCTCTACCAGACGCCGAGGTTACCTGGTTCACTAACGGCAGCAGCTTTGTACATCAGGGTCAAAGGTACATGGGGGCAGCAGTCACAATTGAAACTGAGACTGTTTGGGCAGAGCCTTTGCCAGCTGGCACCTCTGCCCAACGGGCTGAACTTGTGGCCTTAACCAAGGCACTGActttgggaaaagacaagagactAAACGTGTATACTGATAGCAGATATGCTTTTGCTACGGCCCACATACATGGAgctatatacagagagagaggactgTTAACTGCAGAGgggaaaactatcaaaaacaaagaagaaatattggCTCTTTTAAAGGCACTCTGGCTGCCTAAACGACTAGCCATCATACATTGCCCAGGCCACCAAAAACCGATTACACCGGTGGCCAGAGGAAATAATTTGGCTGACCAGGTGGCCTGAGAGGCAGCCTTACAGGTGGACTGTGCTTTAATGACCACCCTACCAGACCCCAGTTCAGCTAGTTTACCAGAAAATCCCGCCTACACTAAAGAAGACCTAAACTGGATCCAAAAATTACCTTTAACTCAGTGCCTTAACGGATGGTGGAGGGCAGCAGACTGTAGCATAATTCTCccagaagaaatgggaaataaagTCTTATCCAAGATGCACCGAGCCACTCATATGGGCACAAGAAAAATGCAAGACTTAATAAGGCATGCTAGAATCACCATTAAAGACTCCAGGACAAAAATCGAGCAGATAGTTACTAGCTGTAAAGCTTGCCAACTAACTAACGCCACCAACCACGGGAAAAACCCTGGCTCCAGAACCCGCGGAACCAGGCCGGGAACCTATTGGGAAGTAGACTTCACCGAGGTAAAGCCTGgaaaatatggatataaatatttgttagtgtTTATAGATACCTTTTCAGGATGGACAGAGGCCTTCCCCACCAAGCATGAGACTGCGCAGGTAGTAGCAAAGAAAATGTTGGAAGACATCATGCCCAGGTACGGATTCCCTACCCTAATAGGATCAGACAACGGACCAGCATTCATTTCAAAG CACACCCACCAGGAAGTTTGGCCCAGATTGAGAGCCATTTATGAGAACGGGCCCCCTCCTGAGCCGCATCACTACCGACCCGGAGATTGGGTATACGTGCAGAGACACAAGCAAGAGACCCTCCAACCACggtggaagggaccctacattgTGATCCTAACCATACCCACTGCTCTCAAAGTCGACGGGATTGCTACCTGGATCCATTACACCCACGCCCGACCAGCTGATCCCTTTGCGGTTCAAGAAGACTTTGTGCCGGAAGCCAACACCGCCTGGACGGTTGACCAGAGTAAGACCTATCCTTTAAAATTGACTCTGCGTCGAAAACCTGACCCTGAAAACCGGCTGAGACCAAAGGCCTGGGTGTCCCATACCAAGACTGTTGCAGCAGCTCTGGACCCACCATGA